In Streptomyces chartreusis, the following proteins share a genomic window:
- the hppD gene encoding 4-hydroxyphenylpyruvate dioxygenase, whose product MDIGAVDHVEFYVGDAQQSAFYLCTAFGFRICGQAGPETGQPHHRSLLLRQGGIEVVLTSALSPAHPAAEYVARHGDGVANIAFEVTDATKAFELAVERGATPVEQPAVHSKDGTEVVTASVLGFGDVAHRFVQRSGDREQFLPGVMDIIAPDPDEGEHLLSTVDHAAICLPAGQLRPTVAFYEKVFGFSQIFEEFIEVGTQAMDSKVVQSPSGKVTFTLIEPVADREPGQIDTFLARHGGAGVQHLALLCDDIVGTVQTLENRGVKFLQTPGSYYDQLQERFASMNLQVEDLRRTNVLIDEDHWGQVFQIFTQSQHVRKTYFWEVIDRHGARTFGSGNIKALYEAVAREKATS is encoded by the coding sequence ATGGACATCGGAGCCGTAGACCACGTCGAGTTCTACGTCGGGGACGCCCAGCAGTCCGCTTTCTACCTGTGCACCGCGTTCGGTTTCCGAATATGCGGGCAGGCCGGCCCCGAGACCGGGCAGCCGCACCACCGCTCGCTGCTGCTGCGCCAGGGCGGCATCGAGGTCGTCCTCACCTCCGCCCTGAGCCCCGCCCACCCGGCCGCCGAGTACGTGGCCCGGCACGGCGACGGCGTCGCCAACATCGCCTTCGAAGTCACCGACGCCACGAAGGCCTTCGAGCTCGCGGTCGAGCGGGGTGCCACCCCGGTCGAGCAGCCCGCCGTCCACAGCAAGGACGGCACCGAGGTCGTCACCGCGTCGGTCCTGGGCTTCGGGGACGTCGCGCACCGCTTCGTCCAGCGCTCGGGTGACCGCGAGCAGTTCCTGCCCGGCGTCATGGACATCATCGCCCCGGACCCCGACGAGGGCGAGCACCTCCTGAGCACCGTCGACCACGCGGCGATCTGCCTGCCCGCGGGGCAACTGCGGCCCACGGTCGCCTTCTACGAGAAGGTCTTCGGGTTCTCCCAGATCTTCGAGGAGTTCATCGAGGTCGGCACCCAGGCCATGGACTCCAAGGTGGTCCAGAGCCCCTCCGGGAAGGTGACCTTCACGCTGATCGAGCCGGTCGCCGACCGCGAGCCCGGCCAGATCGACACCTTCCTCGCCCGCCACGGCGGCGCCGGTGTGCAGCACCTTGCGCTGCTGTGCGACGACATCGTCGGCACCGTGCAGACCCTGGAGAACCGGGGCGTGAAGTTCCTCCAGACTCCCGGCTCCTACTACGACCAGCTCCAGGAGCGCTTCGCCAGCATGAACCTCCAGGTCGAGGACCTGCGCCGGACCAACGTGCTGATCGACGAGGACCACTGGGGCCAGGTGTTCCAGATCTTCACCCAGTCCCAGCACGTGCGGAAGACCTACTTCTGGGAGGTCATCGACCGGCACGGCGCCCGCACCTTCGGCAGCGGCAACATCAAGGCGCTCTACGAGGCCGTGGCCCGTGAGAAGGCCACCTCCTGA